In the genome of Acidiferrobacterales bacterium, one region contains:
- a CDS encoding riboflavin synthase, producing MFTGIVESVGEIKKIDRSEQGVGFSIETNLDRPKKLKIGDSVAVGGACLTVTARHGSEIDVFVSNRSLSDTRFSDLQVGESVNIETALTLNDPLGGHLVTGHVDGLAKCIGHTFSGASVLLEFSVDRQLKINQFIVPQGSISLDGVSLTVKDVADKKGVSEFAVNIIPHTLEMTTLKGVAAGDFVHVEVDMLARYAGRITDYLAVMRGDPR from the coding sequence ATGTTTACAGGAATTGTCGAGTCTGTTGGTGAGATCAAGAAAATTGATCGATCGGAACAAGGCGTAGGTTTCTCAATCGAGACCAACCTGGACAGGCCAAAAAAACTGAAAATCGGCGACAGTGTTGCAGTCGGCGGAGCATGCTTGACGGTGACGGCTCGGCACGGGAGCGAGATTGACGTATTCGTATCGAACCGCTCACTGAGCGATACCCGGTTTTCCGATCTTCAGGTGGGTGAAAGCGTCAATATCGAGACCGCGTTGACGCTGAACGATCCGTTGGGAGGACATCTTGTCACCGGTCATGTTGACGGGCTTGCAAAGTGTATCGGACACACCTTTTCAGGCGCGTCCGTGCTGCTTGAGTTCAGTGTTGATCGACAACTGAAAATCAATCAGTTCATTGTCCCCCAGGGTTCAATATCTCTTGATGGCGTGAGCCTGACAGTCAAGGATGTTGCAGACAAGAAAGGCGTATCGGAATTTGCGGTCAATATCATTCCTCATACGCTTGAGATGACAACACTGAAAGGTGTTGCTGCAGGCGACTTTGTACATGTCGAAGTTGACATGCTCGCCCGATATGCCGGGCGGATTACCGATTACCTTGCGGTGATGCGAGGTGATCCCCGGTAA